The window CATGTTATAATCCTTTTGGCTACGTTTAATTGCCTTACTTTCGTTGTCTTTCATAATAAAGTCGATTTGGTGTCAACTTATTTCAGGATGGGACAGACTTAACAAAAAAGCCGATAGTAAAACTATCGGCTTTTTTTATTTTGGATACTTATTAGTATTTATAAGCAACTCCTTTTTTGATAACCTGTGAGCCTCCCAAAGCATTAGAACTAGCACCAACAGTAGCTTTGTCAGCCATTAACAAAATAAAAGGACATCCTAATTTTGCAGCTTCCATTTTTAGTTTTTTCTCTGCTTTCTTATCACCTGTATTTCCTGTCTGGAAATTGATAAGACCGGTCTTACCTCTTACCTCATCTACTTTTTTCAATCCTGCGATATAAGATTTCTCCTCAAGGATAACAACTTTTTCCCAGTCTTTTTCAGAGCTCACTTCAATTTTCTCAGAAACCTCTTCTACTCTCCCGCTTTTGCCGTAAACAATTTTTTCAATAGCATATTTTCCTATTGAGTTTTCAGCATCCTCTCCATCATATTTGAAAACAACCACATATTCATCCAAACGAATAACTTTTCCATTTACAGTTTCCCCGCTGTGTTTAAAAATTTTGTCTGATTGTGCAAAAATTAACGACGAAGTCATTAATAACATTAATAATAAAATACTTTTTTTCATTTTTTTAAGTTAAAGATTGATTTTTGGCGCAAATATAAGATTTTTACTCACAAAAAAAAGTTCAATTGCTTTCACTCCTCAGATAATTAAGCTAATTTTAAGACTCATAAAAAAGCGCCATGAAAGACCTCGAAAATCGCGAAGATTTGACTCTCCTGATGGACAATTTTTATCAAAAATTGCTTCAAAACAAAGCAATCAGTTACTTGTTTACAGAAGTGGCCCAAATAGACCTGGAACATCATCTTCCTGTTATTGTAGATTTCTGGAATCTTAGCCTGTTTGGCAAAGGCAATTATAAAAACAATGTGCTTAAACTCCATTTAGACCTTAATGAAAAATCCAAACTGTCTCCGCAACATTTTAAAATCTGGCTTGATACGTTCTACCTGACTGTAGATGAAAACTTTTCAGGAGAAAATTCGGAAAAAATAAAGACCAAAGCACTTTCCATTGCCAATGTAATGCAAATTAAACTGCATAAATCAGCTTAAAATAAAATCATATTCTTAGTTATTGCGCTTAAAAATAACTATTTGATAATTATATGCATGCATAATACTTTTTTACAAAGAAGCGCGTTAATTTTTAATACATTAGCAAAAAACATAATCATTCAATAATGAACATAAAAATCATAGGTTCTGGCAGCTATATACCGGAAATCAGAGTTGCCAACCACGACTTTGACAATCATATTTTTCTGGACGACAATAGTGAGCCCTTATCACACCCTACTGAGCTTATTATTGAAAAGTTTAAGGATATAACAGGAATAGAAGAACGTCGCTACGCCGACAGTCATTTGCTGGCTTCCGATATTGGTTTTCTGGCTTCTCAAAAAGCAATTGAGGATGCCAATATAGATGCCGAAACTATAGACTATATTATTGTCGCCCATAATTTTGGTGATGTACAATATGGAAAAATCCAATCCGACATCCTGCCGAGTCTGGCTTCAAGAATCAAACACAAGCTCCAGATAAAAAATCCCAAGTGTGTAGCCTATGATATCCTTTTCGGATGTCCCGGCTGGATTGAAGGCATACTGCAAGCCAATGCTTTCATCAAATCAGGAATGGGAAAACGCTGTCTGGTCATTGGAGCCGAAACACTTTCAAGAGTTTTGGACCCGCATGACCGCGATTCCATGATTTATGCCGATGGTGCTGGTGCTACGATAGTAGAAGGTACAGATAAAAATGAAGGCTTACTGTCCTACGAAAGCGCAACTTTTGCTTATGAAGAAGCAAACTACCTGTTTTTTGGGAAGTCCTATAATAAAGAACTGAATCCGGATGTACGCTACATTAAAATGTACGGTCGAAAAATTTATGAGTTTGCCTTGAGTCAGGTTCCTATGGCTATGAAAAGCTGTCTGGAAAAAAGCGGAATCGACATTTCGGAAGTCAAAAAGGTACTTATCCATCAAGCCAACGAAAAAATGGATGAGGCAATCATCAACCGTTTTTACAAACTCTTCAAGGCAGTTCCACCAGCCGGTGTTATGCCTATGAGCATTCACAAATTGGGCAATAGCAGCGTAGCCACTGTACCAACACTATATGATTTACTTATCAAAGGAAAAATCGAAAATCAGGAACTTCGTAAAGGAGATGTTATTATCTTTGCATCCGTTGGTGCAGGAATGAATGTAAATGCATTTACGTATCGGTTATAACAAAAGTTCCGGTTTCAGGCTTCATTGCTCGAAGCCTTAAACTTGAAACAAGATGTACGAAAAAACTTTTCCAGAAAAAAGATTCAAGCTTACGCTCGATTTTTTAAATAAACATATCAATTCTTCTGAAACAATCCTGGACCTGGGAGTTGAAAATCCTTTCTCGAAAATTATGAAGGAAAACGGATTCCAGGTTATTAATACCACAGGAGAAGACCTTGATAAAGATCAGACAGCTCTTCAGTCACAGCAATACACAGTGACAACGGCGTTTGAAATTTTTGAACATCTGCTGAATCCGTACACTGTGCTTCAAAATATTAAGTCCGATAAATTATTTATATCTATCCCAATGCGCCTTTGGTTTTCACCTGCTTACCGTAGCAAAACCGATATGTGGGACAGACACTATCATGAATTTGAAGATTGGCAACTGGACTGGCTATTGGAAAAAACCGGATGGAAAATACTCGACCGTCAAAAATGGGCAAATCCGGTAAAAAAGTTTGGAATCAGGCCTTTATTGCGAAGATTTACAAACAGGTATTATATAGTATACGCAGAGAAAGTACATAATTCCTGACTTTATGAACTATTATATCGTCATTCCTGCCCACAATGAAGAAGCTTTTATTGCACTGACATTACAGTCGTTGGCAGACCAGACAGCTGTTCCGGCAAAAGTTGTTGTGGTAGATGACAATTCAACCGACAATACTTCGGCAATAGTACAGGAATTTGCCTCAAAATACCCCTACATACATCTTGTTCAAAAAACATCTGAAGCTATCCACCTCCCGGGAAGCAAGGTTATTCAGGCTTTTCACAAAGGATACGAAACTCTGGACAGCAATTATGATATAATTGTAAAATTAGACGCCGACCTAATACTGCCGGAAAACTATTTTGAAACGATAATCAATATTTTCAAATCAGACCCAAAAACAGGCATGGCGGGCGGTTTTGCCTATATCGAAAAAAACGGCGATTGGATTCTTGAAAACCTGACAGACAAAGACCATATCCGCGGAGCTTTTAAAGCCTATCGCAAAGAATGTTTTCTACAGATTGGCACTCTTAAGCCTGCTATGGGATGGGATACCGTTGATGAATTGTTGTGTAAATTTTACGACTGGAAGGTAGTAACAGACCAATCATTAAAGGTTAAGCATTTAAAACCGACTGGCGCCAATTATAACAAAACAGCACGTTACAAGCAGGGCGAAGCTTTCTATACATTAGGTTATGGTTTTTTTATTACGGCAATTGCTTCCGCAAAACTGGCAATGCTAAAGAAAAAACCTTTTTTGTTTTTTGATTACATCAGAGGCTTTTTTAAAGCCCAGTCTCAAAAAAAGCCGTTACTCGTTACCCGGGAACAGGCTAAATTTATCAGGAACTACCGATTGAAAAAAATGAAAGAAAAGCTATTCTGATTTGCAGGGTTATTTATTAGTTAAAAAACTCACAAAGCAAAACCAGCTACTCTTGACAATTTTCGTATTTTAGCCATTATTTAGAAACTCATAATGATAATTCGATACTTAACCCAGATAGGACGCTATTTTATTATGTTGAAGGAAATCTTCAATAAGCCAACAAAATGGTCCTATATGAAACAACTCATCCTGAAGGAAATTGACGATTTGATTATCGGTTCCTTAGGAATCGTTTCTTTTATTTCTTTCTTCATCGGAGGGGTTGTTGCCATCCAGACGGCGCTCAACCTGACAAATCCTCTGATACCAAAAACCCTGATCGCTTTTGCCACAAGGCAATCTGTTATTCTGGAGTTTGCCCCTACCTTTATTTCCATTATCATGGCCGGAAAAGTAGGGTCTTTTATTACTTCCAGTATTGGAACAATGAGAGTAACGGAACAAATTGATGCATTGGAAGTGATGGGAGTTAACTCTCTCAACTATCTGGTATTTCCAAAAATCATTGCCTTGATGCTTTATCCTTTCGTGATTGCCTTAAGTATGTTCTTAGGTATTTTGGGAGGTTATATGGCTTCCGTATACGGAAACCTGACATCAAGCGACGAGTTTATTATGGGTCTGCAAACGGAATTTATTCCATTCCATATCGTGTATGCGTTTATAAAAACAATGGTTTACGCCTTAATCCTGGCAACTATTCCTTCCTTTCATGGTTATTATATGAAAGGTGGTGCTTTGGAAGTAGGTAAAGCCAGTACCGTTTCTTTTGTCTGGACGAGTGTCGTGGTGATTCTCATGAACTATATTCTAACACAATTACTTTTAAGCTAATGATTGAAGTAAAAGATATAAAAAAGTCATTTGGCGATGCGCAGATATTAAAAGGGATTTCTACCACTTTTGAAGCCGGAAAAACCAATCTCATTATTGGGCGAAGCGGTTCCGGAAAGACAGTATTGCTGAAAACATTACTTGGAATCCATACTCCTGACGAAGGAACTATTTCTTTCAACGGGAAAATCTATTCTGAATTGAGTAAAGATGAAAAGAGGGAATTGAGAACCGAAATTGGAATGGTATTTCAGGGGAGTGCACTTTTCGATTCTATGACGGTTGAAGAAAATGTAGGTTTCCCGTTAAAAATGTTTACCAACAAGAAAAAAAATGAGATACGCGACCGTGTCAATCAGGTACTCGAAAGAGTGAATCTGGTGGATGCCAATAACAAGTATCCTTCAGAAATTTCGGGAGGTATGCAGAAACGTGTGGCCATTGCAAGAGCTATTGTAAACAATCCTAAATATCTTTTCTGTGACGAGCCTAACTCCGGATTAGACCCGGAAACTTCCATATTGATTGACGTGCTGATTCAGGAAATTACCAAAGAATACAACATGACAACCGTCATCAATACGCACGATATGAACTCGGTTTTGCAGATTGGAGAAAAGATTGTATTCCTGAAAAACGGAATTAAAGAATGGGAAGGAACCAATGAAGAAATTTTAGAAACGAAAAACAAGTCAATTGTTGAATTCGTTTACTCGTCCGACCTGTTTAAAAAAGTGCGCGAAAGCCTACTAGCCGATATCGAAGATGAGGACAAAGAAGAAAAATAAAAAAAGCCTGCAATAGCAGGCTTTTTATTTGTTTACAATCTCTCGGATTCTCTTTATTTCCTGCTCTTTCCCTTTAGGATAAATCAACAGTACATCTTCCTTGTCAACAATGATATAGTCGTTTAATCCATCAATAACGATTAATTTTTTAGCATCGGTACGAATAATATTATTGGAAGCATTTTCCAAAACTACAGATGCGTTTACGACAGCATTCAACTGGTTATCTTTTGGAAGTTTTTCATACAAAGAGCCCCATGTTCCTAAATCGTTCCAGTCAAAAGTGGCCGGAAGCACAAACACATTAGGCGCTTTTTCCATGACAGCATAATCAATCGAAATATTTTCAGATTCGGCATAATTCTCTTCAATAAAAACTTTTTCCAAATCAGAATTATAGGCACCATAACCAAGCATGAACAAAGCATACATCTGCGGCTGATAGGTCTCAAAAGCCTGTATAATTGATTTTGCGCTCCAGATAAATATTCCGGCATTCCAAAGAAAATTACCGCTCTTCAGAAACTCTTTTGCTGTTTCATAATCCGGTTTTTCCCGAAACTGACTTACTTTTTTTACTTGGTTTGCATCCGACTTATCGTATTCGATATAGCCAAAACCTGTATTTGGGAAAGTAGGCTGTATTCCCAGAGTCATCAAAGCATTGTCTTTTTCACAAAAATCAAAAGCAGTCTGCAAATCGCTTACGAATGCCCTTTCATCTTCAATCCAATGGTCGCTTGGAGCCACAACTATAACAGCATCAGGATTTATCTTTTTTATTTTTAATGAAGCATATAAAATACAAGGAGCCGTGTTTCTCATGGCTGGCTCAAGCAATACCTGTTCCTGGCTTACTTGAGGAAGCTGGCTTAAAACCAAGTCATTATAGCTTTCATTGGTCAGAATAAAAATATTTTCTTCCGGAATTAGTTTAGACAGCCTGCTGAAAGTTTTTTGAATCAGGGTTTCTCCCGTTCCCAACATATCGTGAAATTGCTTTGGAAACTCATTGGTACTAACCGGCCAAAATCGGGAACCCACACCTCCAGCCATTAATATGGCAAAATAGTTTTTATTCATCTTGGATAAATCATTTACACAATCTCTATGTAAATATTATTATTTCTTAATTCAAATCAAAATCGTTTAATCAACATTTAACATCTGGCAGGCAAAAGCTCAACCTCTGCATTGGGACTAAACAAATAGATTCTTCCCGTACTTATTTCCTGGCATTCGAACCTTTTGATTCTCTGAGCTCCTTTCTTAAATATTTTGCCATTATGAATCCTGAAAAAACTCCCGTAAGGTATTTCAAAAATATAACTTTTGTCGTTTTCTTTGTCAAATTGTTTTAAGGCCAAGGACAAAGTGGCATCGGTATCACTACTTGCCGCAGGATTCCTAAAATGCCTCGCCATTAGCGGTAAAACCTGACTTGGAAAAATCTCAGGACGGATAAAAGGCACCATCAATTGCTGGAAGGTATATTTCCATTCGTTACCATGGGGTTTAATATTCCTGCCAAACTTTTTAAAAGCCACAAGATGCGCAATTTCATGAATCAGCGTCATCAGGAACTTGTACTTATTCAGGTTTGAATTTATGGTAATTTCATGTTTTCCCCCGGGGCCTTTTCTATAATCACCGTGGCGCGTTACCCGTTCATTGACAATTTTAAGATGGACCTCATTAGCCTTAATTAATTCGAAACAGGGTTCCACTGC is drawn from Flavobacterium lindanitolerans and contains these coding sequences:
- a CDS encoding group III truncated hemoglobin; translation: MKDLENREDLTLLMDNFYQKLLQNKAISYLFTEVAQIDLEHHLPVIVDFWNLSLFGKGNYKNNVLKLHLDLNEKSKLSPQHFKIWLDTFYLTVDENFSGENSEKIKTKALSIANVMQIKLHKSA
- a CDS encoding 3-oxoacyl-ACP synthase III family protein; the encoded protein is MNIKIIGSGSYIPEIRVANHDFDNHIFLDDNSEPLSHPTELIIEKFKDITGIEERRYADSHLLASDIGFLASQKAIEDANIDAETIDYIIVAHNFGDVQYGKIQSDILPSLASRIKHKLQIKNPKCVAYDILFGCPGWIEGILQANAFIKSGMGKRCLVIGAETLSRVLDPHDRDSMIYADGAGATIVEGTDKNEGLLSYESATFAYEEANYLFFGKSYNKELNPDVRYIKMYGRKIYEFALSQVPMAMKSCLEKSGIDISEVKKVLIHQANEKMDEAIINRFYKLFKAVPPAGVMPMSIHKLGNSSVATVPTLYDLLIKGKIENQELRKGDVIIFASVGAGMNVNAFTYRL
- a CDS encoding methyltransferase; this translates as MYEKTFPEKRFKLTLDFLNKHINSSETILDLGVENPFSKIMKENGFQVINTTGEDLDKDQTALQSQQYTVTTAFEIFEHLLNPYTVLQNIKSDKLFISIPMRLWFSPAYRSKTDMWDRHYHEFEDWQLDWLLEKTGWKILDRQKWANPVKKFGIRPLLRRFTNRYYIVYAEKVHNS
- a CDS encoding glycosyltransferase family 2 protein; protein product: MNYYIVIPAHNEEAFIALTLQSLADQTAVPAKVVVVDDNSTDNTSAIVQEFASKYPYIHLVQKTSEAIHLPGSKVIQAFHKGYETLDSNYDIIVKLDADLILPENYFETIINIFKSDPKTGMAGGFAYIEKNGDWILENLTDKDHIRGAFKAYRKECFLQIGTLKPAMGWDTVDELLCKFYDWKVVTDQSLKVKHLKPTGANYNKTARYKQGEAFYTLGYGFFITAIASAKLAMLKKKPFLFFDYIRGFFKAQSQKKPLLVTREQAKFIRNYRLKKMKEKLF
- a CDS encoding MlaE family ABC transporter permease, yielding MMIIRYLTQIGRYFIMLKEIFNKPTKWSYMKQLILKEIDDLIIGSLGIVSFISFFIGGVVAIQTALNLTNPLIPKTLIAFATRQSVILEFAPTFISIIMAGKVGSFITSSIGTMRVTEQIDALEVMGVNSLNYLVFPKIIALMLYPFVIALSMFLGILGGYMASVYGNLTSSDEFIMGLQTEFIPFHIVYAFIKTMVYALILATIPSFHGYYMKGGALEVGKASTVSFVWTSVVVILMNYILTQLLLS
- a CDS encoding ABC transporter ATP-binding protein, which translates into the protein MIEVKDIKKSFGDAQILKGISTTFEAGKTNLIIGRSGSGKTVLLKTLLGIHTPDEGTISFNGKIYSELSKDEKRELRTEIGMVFQGSALFDSMTVEENVGFPLKMFTNKKKNEIRDRVNQVLERVNLVDANNKYPSEISGGMQKRVAIARAIVNNPKYLFCDEPNSGLDPETSILIDVLIQEITKEYNMTTVINTHDMNSVLQIGEKIVFLKNGIKEWEGTNEEILETKNKSIVEFVYSSDLFKKVRESLLADIEDEDKEEK
- a CDS encoding mannose-1-phosphate guanylyltransferase, encoding MNKNYFAILMAGGVGSRFWPVSTNEFPKQFHDMLGTGETLIQKTFSRLSKLIPEENIFILTNESYNDLVLSQLPQVSQEQVLLEPAMRNTAPCILYASLKIKKINPDAVIVVAPSDHWIEDERAFVSDLQTAFDFCEKDNALMTLGIQPTFPNTGFGYIEYDKSDANQVKKVSQFREKPDYETAKEFLKSGNFLWNAGIFIWSAKSIIQAFETYQPQMYALFMLGYGAYNSDLEKVFIEENYAESENISIDYAVMEKAPNVFVLPATFDWNDLGTWGSLYEKLPKDNQLNAVVNASVVLENASNNIIRTDAKKLIVIDGLNDYIIVDKEDVLLIYPKGKEQEIKRIREIVNK
- a CDS encoding SprT-like domain-containing protein, with translation MSEVLSKYLPEHAVEPCFELIKANEVHLKIVNERVTRHGDYRKGPGGKHEITINSNLNKYKFLMTLIHEIAHLVAFKKFGRNIKPHGNEWKYTFQQLMVPFIRPEIFPSQVLPLMARHFRNPAASSDTDATLSLALKQFDKENDKSYIFEIPYGSFFRIHNGKIFKKGAQRIKRFECQEISTGRIYLFSPNAEVELLPARC